One segment of Herbaspirillum hiltneri N3 DNA contains the following:
- a CDS encoding UPF0149 family protein, producing the protein MQLDQPLSDEEFDELDDFLLSDRCAEDAMTMDTLHGFLTALVIGPQEILMAEWLPRVWGSKPEDTPKFKNPKEAERITGLIARSMNEIAITLEVAPKEYEPLFCEREHEGKSLLDGEAWSWGFWEGIQMRAKEWDPIFHSNLAPLIRPIYLLGSDELEEEEIALVEDPVKTHKLAVEVESAIPHIYKYWLPHRKSAVETVRRDGPKAGRNDDCPCGSGKKYKKCCGADKA; encoded by the coding sequence ATGCAACTCGACCAACCTCTCTCCGACGAAGAGTTCGACGAACTCGACGACTTCCTGCTGTCCGACCGCTGCGCCGAAGACGCCATGACCATGGATACGCTGCACGGCTTCCTCACCGCGCTGGTGATCGGCCCGCAGGAAATCCTGATGGCCGAATGGCTGCCGCGCGTCTGGGGCAGCAAGCCGGAAGACACGCCCAAATTCAAGAATCCCAAGGAAGCCGAACGCATCACCGGGCTGATCGCACGCAGCATGAACGAAATCGCCATCACGCTGGAAGTCGCGCCCAAGGAGTACGAGCCGCTGTTCTGCGAACGCGAACACGAGGGCAAGAGCCTGCTCGACGGCGAAGCCTGGTCGTGGGGTTTCTGGGAAGGCATCCAGATGCGCGCCAAGGAATGGGATCCGATTTTCCATTCCAACCTGGCCCCGCTGATACGTCCGATTTACCTGCTCGGCTCGGACGAACTGGAAGAGGAAGAAATCGCGCTGGTCGAAGATCCGGTCAAGACGCACAAGTTGGCGGTGGAGGTCGAATCGGCAATTCCGCACATCTACAAATACTGGCTGCCGCACCGCAAGTCGGCGGTGGAAACCGTGCGCCGCGACGGCCCCAAGGCCGGCCGCAATGACGACTGCCCATGCGGCAGCGGCAAGAAGTACAAGAAGTGCTGCGGCGCCGACAAGGCCTAG
- the argF gene encoding ornithine carbamoyltransferase encodes MAIKHYLQFSDFTLDEYEYVIERSRVIKRKFKNYEPHHSLADRTLVMVFEKNSTRTRLSFEAGMHQLGGAAIYLNTRDSQLGRGEPIEDAAQVMSRMCDVIMIRTFGQEIIDRFAAYSRVPVINGLTNEQHPCQVLADVFTYIEQRGSIKDKVVAWIGDANNMLYSWLQAAEVFGFHVNVSTPKGYDIDMKQVSPGNRRYTFFANPADACQDADLVTTDVWTSMGYEDENAARLKAFDGWIVDQAKMARARKDALFMHCLPAHRGEEVSAEVIDGPQSVVWEEAENRLHVQKALLEYLVLGKVA; translated from the coding sequence ATGGCAATCAAACACTACCTGCAGTTTTCCGACTTTACGCTTGATGAGTATGAGTACGTGATCGAGCGGTCGCGTGTGATTAAACGCAAATTCAAAAACTACGAGCCGCATCACTCGCTGGCCGATCGCACGCTGGTCATGGTCTTCGAGAAGAATTCCACACGCACCCGCCTGTCCTTCGAAGCCGGCATGCACCAGCTCGGCGGCGCGGCGATCTACCTCAACACCCGCGACAGCCAGCTCGGCCGCGGCGAGCCGATCGAAGACGCTGCACAGGTGATGTCGCGCATGTGCGACGTCATCATGATCCGCACCTTCGGCCAGGAAATCATCGACCGCTTCGCCGCCTATTCGCGCGTGCCGGTCATCAACGGCCTGACCAACGAGCAGCATCCCTGCCAGGTACTGGCCGATGTGTTCACCTACATCGAGCAACGCGGTTCGATCAAGGACAAGGTCGTGGCCTGGATCGGCGACGCCAACAACATGCTGTATTCGTGGCTGCAAGCCGCCGAAGTGTTCGGCTTCCACGTCAACGTCTCGACGCCGAAAGGCTACGATATCGATATGAAGCAGGTCAGCCCTGGCAACCGACGCTACACCTTCTTCGCCAATCCGGCCGATGCCTGCCAGGACGCCGATCTGGTGACGACCGACGTCTGGACCAGCATGGGTTACGAAGATGAAAACGCTGCGCGCCTGAAAGCCTTTGACGGCTGGATCGTCGATCAGGCCAAGATGGCGCGTGCACGCAAGGACGCCTTGTTCATGCACTGCCTGCCGGCGCATCGCGGCGAGGAAGTTTCCGCCGAAGTCATCGACGGTCCGCAATCGGTGGTTTGGGAAGAAGCCGAAAACCGCCTGCATGTGCAAAAGGCATTGCTCGAATATCTCGTCCTGGGGAAAGTAGCATGA
- the orn gene encoding oligoribonuclease, with translation MSQATDTNAAPYAIPARPNEFNLIWVDMEMTGLDPDNDRIIEVAVVVTDPELNVLAEGPVFAIHQPDEILDGMDAWNKGTHGRSGLIERVKASTVTEEEASAALIAFLKPFVPAGKSPMCGNSICQDRRFMARGMPKLETFFHYRNLDVSTLKELCRRWKPELASGFKKHQKHTALADIIESIEELKYYREHFIKE, from the coding sequence ATGTCACAAGCCACCGACACCAACGCCGCTCCTTATGCTATTCCGGCCCGTCCGAACGAGTTCAACCTGATCTGGGTCGATATGGAAATGACCGGCCTTGATCCGGACAACGACCGCATCATCGAAGTTGCCGTGGTGGTAACAGATCCCGAACTCAACGTGTTGGCCGAAGGCCCGGTGTTCGCGATCCACCAGCCGGACGAAATCCTCGACGGCATGGACGCCTGGAACAAGGGCACGCACGGCCGTTCCGGCCTGATCGAGCGCGTCAAGGCCTCGACCGTGACCGAAGAAGAAGCGTCGGCGGCCCTGATTGCCTTCCTCAAGCCTTTCGTGCCGGCCGGCAAGTCGCCGATGTGCGGCAATTCGATTTGCCAGGACCGCCGCTTCATGGCGCGCGGCATGCCCAAGCTGGAAACCTTCTTCCACTACCGCAACCTCGACGTGTCCACGCTCAAGGAACTGTGCCGCCGCTGGAAGCCTGAACTGGCAAGCGGTTTCAAGAAGCACCAGAAGCACACCGCGCTGGCCGACATCATCGAGTCCATCGAAGAACTGAAGTACTACCGCGAGCATTTCATCAAGGAGTAA
- a CDS encoding VOC family protein encodes MIDHAGFTPSDYDRTKAFYTQALAPIGYTLLMELPASVTGDTDVAGFGEAPKPDFWLARATAGKPAHSPTLHFAFRVNSRGPVDAFYQAALQAGGKDNGAPGIRAHYHPDYYSAFVRDPDGHNIEVVCHAPA; translated from the coding sequence ATGATCGACCATGCCGGCTTTACTCCTTCCGATTACGATCGCACCAAGGCGTTTTATACCCAGGCATTGGCGCCCATCGGCTACACATTGCTGATGGAGTTGCCCGCGTCGGTCACTGGCGACACCGACGTTGCCGGTTTCGGCGAAGCACCCAAGCCTGATTTCTGGCTGGCGCGTGCCACCGCCGGCAAGCCGGCGCACAGCCCGACGCTGCATTTCGCCTTTCGCGTGAATTCGCGAGGCCCGGTCGACGCCTTTTACCAGGCCGCCCTGCAAGCCGGCGGCAAGGACAACGGCGCTCCCGGCATTCGTGCGCATTACCACCCCGATTACTACAGCGCCTTCGTCCGCGATCCGGACGGGCACAACATCGAAGTTGTCTGCCACGCGCCCGCGTAG
- a CDS encoding 4a-hydroxytetrahydrobiopterin dehydratase, with amino-acid sequence MTLTTQTLLAQKSQHQVAALDDAGIQQYLPLVPGWALDQGKLVKSFSFQDYHETLAFVNAIAYVIHAEDHHPELVVTYNRCVAKFDTHSVNEGRGGLSINDFICAAKVDAIFHQTFS; translated from the coding sequence ATGACACTGACAACCCAAACCCTGCTGGCGCAGAAAAGCCAGCATCAGGTCGCGGCCCTCGACGATGCCGGCATCCAGCAGTATCTGCCGCTGGTGCCGGGATGGGCACTGGACCAAGGCAAGCTGGTCAAGTCGTTTTCCTTCCAGGATTACCACGAGACGCTGGCGTTCGTGAATGCGATCGCCTACGTCATCCACGCCGAAGACCATCATCCGGAACTGGTCGTGACCTACAACCGCTGTGTCGCGAAGTTCGATACGCATAGCGTCAACGAAGGACGCGGCGGTTTGTCGATCAACGATTTCATCTGCGCCGCCAAGGTGGATGCGATTTTCCACCAGACGTTTTCCTGA
- the rsgA gene encoding ribosome small subunit-dependent GTPase A produces the protein MAASKNTVEIGTVIAAHGRHYLAQVGEEKLQCVTRGKKSDVAVGDKVNLKRTSANQAVIESIGERKTLLYRSDQYKSKLLAANVTQLFIVVATEPGFTDDLISRALVAAESAGVDAHIVLNKTDIVAALPKTRERLQVYRKLGYPIHEVSAQAEPDATRDAFLVLLQGKSTILIGQSGMGKSSLINLIVPDADIAVREISAALDTGKHTTTFTRLYTMSDDTAVIDSPGFQEFGLYQLSEGMLERAFREFAPHLGKCKFYNCHHLTEPGCAVLAAVESGEIAPMRHQLYAQLLHESSQKLY, from the coding sequence ATGGCTGCAAGTAAAAATACAGTCGAAATCGGCACCGTCATCGCTGCGCATGGCCGTCATTACCTCGCGCAAGTCGGCGAAGAGAAACTGCAATGCGTCACCCGCGGCAAGAAAAGCGACGTCGCGGTGGGCGACAAAGTCAACCTCAAACGCACGTCGGCGAATCAGGCCGTCATCGAATCCATCGGCGAACGCAAGACGCTGCTGTATCGCTCCGATCAATACAAATCGAAACTGCTGGCCGCCAACGTCACGCAGCTGTTCATCGTGGTGGCGACGGAACCAGGGTTCACGGACGACCTGATTTCGCGGGCGCTGGTCGCGGCGGAGTCGGCCGGCGTCGACGCGCATATCGTCCTCAATAAAACCGACATCGTCGCCGCCCTGCCGAAGACACGCGAACGGCTGCAGGTCTATCGCAAGCTCGGCTATCCGATCCACGAAGTCTCGGCCCAGGCGGAGCCGGACGCTACACGCGACGCGTTCCTCGTGCTCCTGCAGGGCAAGTCGACCATCCTGATCGGCCAGTCGGGGATGGGCAAGTCGTCGCTAATCAACCTGATCGTGCCGGACGCCGACATCGCCGTGCGCGAAATCTCCGCCGCGCTCGACACCGGCAAGCACACCACGACCTTCACGCGCCTGTATACGATGAGCGACGATACGGCGGTGATCGATTCCCCGGGTTTTCAGGAATTCGGTTTGTACCAGTTGAGCGAAGGCATGCTGGAACGCGCCTTCCGCGAATTCGCGCCACATCTGGGCAAATGCAAATTCTATAACTGCCATCACCTGACCGAGCCGGGTTGCGCCGTGCTGGCAGCCGTCGAAAGCGGAGAAATCGCGCCGATGCGGCATCAGCTGTACGCGCAATTGCTGCATGAGTCATCGCAGAAACTGTACTGA
- a CDS encoding M48 family metallopeptidase, giving the protein MYSLTFSVLFVGFLLLTLLVRFWLSSRHIRHVLAHRSAVPAEFAEKIPLAAHQKAADYTVARTKFGILALLVNAAVLVGFTLLGGLQLLSNLLLQSLGGPGMIYQLCLIASFAVISGLIDLPFDYYRQFVLEARFGFNKMTRTLFFVDAVKTGLIGAAIGLPLLWVILMLMDRAGALWWFYAWLVWSGFQLLMLVLYPTVIAPLFNKFTPLDDDSLRARIESLMQRVGFASKGLFVMDGSKRSAHGNAYFSGFGAGKRIVFFDTLLARLAPHEIEAVLAHELGHFKLKHIVKRIGVMFAISLAFLALLGYLKGQAWFYTGLGVNPLLFGNNDAMALILFMLALPIFTFLLSPLSSLSSRKHEFEADAFAARHTNAQDLVSALVKLYEDNASTLTPDPLHSAFYDSHPPASLRIGKLHDTLNAAH; this is encoded by the coding sequence ATGTATTCACTCACGTTTTCGGTTTTGTTTGTCGGTTTTCTGCTGTTGACCCTGCTTGTCCGGTTCTGGCTCAGCTCGCGCCACATCCGCCACGTGCTGGCGCATCGCAGCGCAGTGCCGGCTGAATTCGCCGAAAAAATCCCGCTCGCGGCGCATCAAAAAGCAGCCGACTACACCGTCGCGCGCACCAAGTTCGGCATCCTTGCCCTGCTGGTGAATGCCGCCGTGCTGGTCGGCTTTACGCTGCTGGGCGGACTGCAGCTGCTGTCAAACCTGCTGTTGCAATCGCTAGGCGGCCCCGGCATGATTTACCAGCTGTGCCTGATCGCGTCCTTCGCGGTGATCTCCGGCCTGATTGATTTGCCGTTCGACTATTACCGCCAGTTCGTGCTGGAAGCGCGCTTCGGTTTCAACAAGATGACCCGCACGCTGTTCTTCGTCGACGCCGTCAAGACCGGCCTGATCGGCGCCGCCATCGGGCTGCCGCTGCTGTGGGTGATCCTGATGCTGATGGACCGCGCCGGCGCGTTATGGTGGTTCTATGCATGGCTGGTGTGGAGCGGCTTCCAACTGCTGATGCTGGTGCTGTATCCGACCGTGATCGCGCCGCTGTTCAACAAGTTCACGCCGCTCGACGACGACAGCCTGCGTGCGCGCATCGAGAGCCTGATGCAGCGCGTCGGCTTCGCCTCCAAGGGCTTGTTCGTCATGGACGGCTCCAAGCGCAGCGCGCACGGCAACGCTTACTTCTCGGGCTTTGGCGCGGGTAAGCGCATCGTGTTTTTCGACACGCTGCTGGCGCGCCTGGCGCCGCACGAAATCGAAGCAGTGCTGGCGCATGAGCTGGGCCATTTCAAACTCAAGCACATCGTCAAACGCATCGGCGTGATGTTCGCCATCTCGCTGGCTTTCCTGGCGCTGCTGGGCTATCTGAAGGGCCAGGCGTGGTTCTACACCGGCCTGGGCGTGAATCCGCTGCTGTTCGGCAACAACGATGCGATGGCGCTGATCCTGTTCATGCTGGCGCTGCCGATTTTCACTTTCCTGCTGTCGCCGCTGTCGTCGCTGTCGTCGCGCAAGCACGAGTTCGAAGCCGATGCTTTCGCCGCCCGGCACACCAACGCGCAAGACCTGGTGTCGGCGCTGGTCAAGCTGTATGAGGACAATGCCTCGACGCTGACGCCGGATCCGCTGCATTCCGCCTTCTACGATTCGCATCCGCCCGCCTCGCTGCGGATAGGAAAACTGCACGACACACTGAACGCGGCACATTAA
- a CDS encoding sulfite exporter TauE/SafE family protein, whose protein sequence is MIQDPLFYAAAIPAVLIVGISKSGLGGGSLGILSIPILSLVASPSVGAAIMLPLLIAMDIMGLITFRGKGDLRNLRILIPAALVGIAIGALTFRFTSDAMLRGLIGMLSIGFVAQRLLGRSRVLPPTLPSVARGSVWGAMSGFTSFIANAGGPPFVIYLAPQQLDKLVFVGTSVIFFSVINAVKVVPFILLGLFDARNLTTSLALLPLAPVGYWLGLKLLMKVDQVRFYQITIAALFVAGCKLLWDAAGAYLG, encoded by the coding sequence TTGATCCAGGATCCGCTGTTCTACGCGGCGGCGATCCCTGCGGTGCTGATCGTCGGCATTTCCAAGTCCGGGCTGGGCGGCGGCTCGCTCGGCATCCTCTCCATTCCCATCCTGTCGCTGGTTGCCTCGCCCTCGGTCGGCGCCGCGATCATGCTGCCTTTGCTGATCGCCATGGACATCATGGGGCTGATCACTTTCCGCGGCAAAGGCGACCTGCGCAACCTGCGCATCCTGATTCCCGCAGCGCTGGTCGGCATCGCCATCGGTGCGCTGACCTTCCGTTTCACCTCCGACGCCATGCTGCGCGGCCTCATCGGCATGCTGTCGATCGGCTTCGTGGCGCAGCGCCTGCTCGGTCGCAGCCGCGTGTTGCCGCCGACCCTGCCCAGCGTTGCGCGGGGTTCGGTGTGGGGTGCGATGTCCGGTTTCACCAGCTTCATCGCCAACGCGGGAGGACCGCCGTTCGTGATTTATCTTGCGCCCCAGCAACTCGACAAACTGGTTTTCGTCGGCACCTCGGTAATTTTCTTTTCGGTCATCAATGCGGTGAAAGTCGTGCCGTTCATACTGCTCGGCCTGTTCGACGCACGCAACCTGACAACCTCGCTGGCCTTGCTGCCGCTGGCGCCGGTCGGATATTGGCTGGGCTTGAAACTGCTGATGAAGGTCGACCAGGTGCGCTTCTACCAGATCACGATTGCAGCGCTGTTCGTGGCCGGCTGCAAGCTGCTGTGGGATGCCGCCGGCGCTTATCTCGGATAA
- a CDS encoding TonB-dependent receptor yields MSISSSRLRLRPLAIAVCSLASGFDHACAADSVGSDVANLPAIEIRSKRSHYDPRPASVHTATRTDADVRDIPQTVNSIRVDDVASYGGQTLADALSGVPGISNTSDTRFDSFRIRGFAGAGDVFLDGVRDDAQYVRSLGNIERVEVLKGPAAVLYGRGSGGGVINRISKQPGHDVQSSVRAVAGSYGRIGAAADVNQVLSAEWAMRINAGRDHAGSFRNGVDSTRQYLAPSIKWDNQRTSWLLQLEQGEFERVPDRGMPAGRRANGAYFLPPAPRSTTYGALGRDFIKDTSTYVRSTFEHKLDAQWKIRNVLSQLNLDSRFDNTFAGNLTGIGNSGVTRSRWQQDLQHRNWQGNLELEGRLDAGGVQHQLLFGAEYSNENRYPRLWRANASTVSMMAPDNRPDNGAAPALNTDSIHRARGHALYAQDQISLSPQWQLLAGLRWDHFEADSLSLLNNGRARRTTTALNPRLGVVWSPLAAHSFYASYSKNFIPPGGADTISLSTASAGSNVNALDPQFSRQLEAGVKSEWFDKKISTTLAVFQLDLYNRRTQVSSSPDLFVLTGLERNRGVELGINGQLATDWFIRSGFSVQKARIVEAKSCAACGVNVQGKRSAGVSSANGSLFISYAPAQGFFAETGVIHEGSRYVDIANQLDLPAYTRWDAKAGYRFPQVELTLAVTNLTNRSYYATSTGLSQIMPGTPRSALLSAAYRF; encoded by the coding sequence ATGTCCATTTCCTCCTCTCGTTTGCGCCTTCGGCCACTTGCAATTGCAGTCTGTTCCCTTGCGTCGGGGTTTGACCATGCCTGTGCAGCCGATAGCGTCGGAAGCGACGTAGCCAATCTCCCCGCCATTGAAATCCGCAGCAAGCGCAGTCACTACGATCCGCGCCCGGCGTCCGTCCATACCGCCACCAGAACCGATGCCGACGTGCGCGACATTCCGCAGACCGTCAACAGCATCAGGGTGGACGACGTCGCTTCCTACGGCGGGCAGACCCTGGCCGATGCACTCAGCGGCGTGCCCGGCATCTCCAACACTTCCGACACGCGCTTCGATTCATTCCGCATCCGCGGCTTTGCCGGCGCGGGTGACGTGTTCCTCGACGGTGTGCGCGACGATGCGCAATACGTGCGCAGCCTCGGCAACATCGAGCGGGTGGAAGTGCTCAAGGGACCGGCCGCCGTGCTGTACGGACGCGGCAGCGGCGGCGGCGTGATCAATCGCATCAGCAAGCAGCCCGGTCATGACGTGCAAAGCAGCGTCAGGGCGGTTGCAGGCAGCTATGGCCGCATTGGCGCGGCGGCAGATGTGAATCAGGTGTTGTCCGCAGAATGGGCCATGCGCATCAACGCCGGGCGCGACCATGCCGGCAGTTTCCGGAACGGCGTCGACAGCACGCGGCAATACCTGGCGCCGTCGATCAAGTGGGACAACCAGCGCACCAGCTGGCTGCTGCAGCTCGAGCAAGGCGAATTCGAGCGCGTGCCGGATCGCGGCATGCCTGCCGGCCGGCGCGCCAACGGCGCTTATTTCCTGCCGCCGGCCCCTCGGTCCACGACCTATGGCGCGCTCGGCCGCGACTTCATCAAGGACACCAGCACCTACGTCCGTTCGACGTTCGAACACAAGCTCGATGCGCAATGGAAGATCCGCAACGTACTCAGCCAGCTCAATCTCGACAGCCGCTTCGACAACACCTTCGCCGGCAACCTGACCGGCATCGGCAACAGCGGTGTCACGCGTTCGCGCTGGCAACAGGATCTGCAACACCGCAACTGGCAGGGCAATCTGGAACTGGAAGGCAGGCTCGATGCCGGCGGCGTGCAGCACCAACTCCTGTTCGGCGCCGAATATAGCAACGAAAATCGCTATCCGCGGCTATGGCGCGCCAACGCTTCCACGGTGTCGATGATGGCGCCCGACAACCGCCCGGACAACGGCGCCGCGCCCGCTCTCAATACAGACAGCATCCATCGCGCGCGCGGCCATGCGCTGTATGCGCAGGATCAGATCAGCCTGTCGCCGCAGTGGCAATTGCTGGCGGGGCTGCGCTGGGATCATTTCGAAGCGGACTCGCTGAGCCTGCTCAACAACGGCCGCGCGCGGCGTACCACGACGGCGCTCAATCCGCGTCTGGGCGTGGTATGGTCGCCGCTGGCGGCGCACAGTTTCTACGCGTCCTATAGCAAGAACTTCATCCCGCCGGGCGGCGCCGACACCATCAGTCTGAGTACGGCAAGCGCCGGCAGCAACGTCAATGCGCTCGATCCCCAGTTCAGCCGACAGCTCGAAGCCGGCGTCAAGAGCGAATGGTTCGACAAGAAGATCAGCACCACGCTGGCAGTCTTTCAACTCGATCTGTATAACCGCCGCACCCAGGTTTCTTCAAGTCCCGATTTGTTCGTGCTGACCGGGCTGGAACGCAACCGCGGCGTCGAGCTGGGCATCAATGGCCAACTGGCGACGGACTGGTTCATCCGCAGCGGCTTCAGCGTGCAGAAAGCGCGTATTGTTGAAGCGAAGTCGTGCGCAGCCTGCGGCGTCAACGTGCAGGGCAAGCGCTCGGCCGGCGTCTCCAGCGCCAACGGCAGTCTGTTCATCAGCTATGCGCCGGCGCAGGGGTTCTTCGCGGAAACGGGCGTGATCCATGAAGGTTCGCGCTATGTCGACATCGCCAACCAGCTCGACCTGCCGGCCTACACCCGCTGGGACGCCAAGGCCGGCTACCGTTTCCCCCAGGTCGAACTCACGCTGGCCGTCACCAACCTGACCAACCGCAGTTATTACGCGACCTCAACCGGCTTGTCGCAGATTATGCCGGGCACACCGCGCAGCGCTTTGTTGAGTGCGGCCTACAGGTTCTGA
- the argG gene encoding argininosuccinate synthase, which yields MSNILQSVPVNEKVGIAFSGGLDTSAALTWMRQKGAIPYAYTANLGQPDEPDYDAIPKKAMQYGAELARLIDCREQLANEGIAALQSGAFHISTAGVTYFNTTPLGRAVTGTMLVAAMREDNVDIWGDGSTFKGNDIERFYRYGLLVNPNLRIYKPWLDNTFIDELGGRKEMSEFMIKSGFDYKMSVEKAYSTDSNMLGATHEAKDLEFLNSGIKIVQPIMGVAFWRDDVEVKAETVTVRFEEGRPVALNGKTFDSMTDLILEANRIGGRHGLGMSDQIENRIIEAKSRGIYEAPGLALLFIAYERLITGIHNEDTIEQYRDNGRKLGRLLYQGRWFDSQAIMLRETAQRWVARAITGEVTVELRRGNDYSILNTESANLTYQPERLTMEKGEGAFTPQDRIGQLTMRNLDIVDTRQKLAIYQSTGLLATSNAVSLPLLEKDKNAK from the coding sequence ATGTCCAATATCCTGCAATCCGTTCCGGTCAACGAAAAAGTCGGCATCGCCTTCTCCGGCGGCCTCGATACCAGCGCCGCGCTGACCTGGATGCGCCAGAAAGGCGCCATTCCTTACGCCTACACCGCCAACCTGGGTCAGCCGGACGAGCCTGACTACGACGCGATTCCGAAGAAGGCCATGCAATACGGCGCGGAACTGGCGCGATTGATCGATTGCCGCGAACAATTGGCCAACGAAGGCATCGCAGCGCTGCAAAGCGGCGCTTTCCACATCTCTACTGCCGGCGTGACTTACTTCAACACCACACCGCTGGGCCGTGCCGTAACCGGCACCATGCTGGTGGCCGCGATGCGCGAAGACAACGTCGACATCTGGGGCGACGGCAGCACCTTCAAGGGCAACGACATCGAGCGTTTCTACCGCTACGGCCTGCTGGTCAACCCCAACCTGCGCATCTACAAGCCATGGCTGGACAATACCTTCATCGACGAACTGGGCGGCCGCAAGGAAATGTCCGAGTTCATGATCAAGTCCGGTTTCGACTACAAGATGTCGGTGGAAAAGGCCTACTCGACCGATTCCAACATGCTCGGCGCGACCCACGAAGCGAAAGACCTGGAATTCCTTAACAGCGGCATCAAGATCGTGCAACCGATCATGGGCGTAGCGTTCTGGCGCGACGACGTCGAAGTCAAGGCCGAGACCGTCACCGTCCGTTTTGAAGAAGGCCGTCCGGTCGCGTTGAACGGCAAAACCTTCGACAGCATGACCGACCTGATCCTGGAAGCCAATCGCATCGGCGGCCGTCACGGCCTCGGCATGAGCGATCAGATCGAAAACCGCATCATTGAAGCCAAGAGCCGCGGCATCTATGAAGCGCCGGGCCTGGCCCTGCTGTTCATTGCCTACGAGCGCCTGATCACCGGCATCCATAACGAAGACACCATCGAGCAATACCGCGACAACGGCCGCAAGCTCGGCCGCCTGCTGTATCAAGGCCGCTGGTTCGATTCGCAGGCGATCATGCTGCGTGAAACCGCACAACGCTGGGTCGCACGCGCCATCACCGGCGAAGTCACCGTCGAACTGCGCCGCGGCAACGACTACTCGATCCTCAACACCGAGTCGGCCAACCTGACCTATCAACCGGAACGCCTGACCATGGAAAAGGGCGAAGGCGCCTTCACGCCGCAGGACCGTATCGGCCAGCTGACCATGCGCAACCTCGACATCGTCGACACCCGTCAGAAGCTGGCGATCTACCAAAGCACCGGCCTGCTGGCAACCAGCAACGCCGTGTCGCTGCCGCTGCTGGAAAAAGACAAGAACGCGAAGTAA
- a CDS encoding serine/threonine protein kinase: protein MTDSTTVFNFAGLSPDTVLDALDSVGLYGDGRLLALNSYENRVYQVGMEEGPPLVAKFYRPQRWSDEAILEEHAFVNELVGQEIPVVPAMQLSNGRSLQEFQGFRFAAFTRHGGRAPELDNPDTLEWLGRFIGRIHAVGMQRPFAYRPALNIATFGEEPRDYLLANDFIPMDVLSSYKSTVDLALDGVRRCFDRAGDIRQLRLHGDCHVGNVLWTDAGPHFVDFDDSRSGPAIQDLWMLLSGERGEMVRQLSDLLAGYESFCEFEQRELYLIEALRTLRLIHYSAWLARRWEDPAFPQAFPWFNTQRYWQDRILELREQIALMDEPPLWPL, encoded by the coding sequence ATGACCGATTCCACCACCGTATTCAACTTCGCCGGGCTGTCGCCGGATACCGTGCTCGATGCACTCGACAGCGTCGGCCTGTACGGCGACGGTCGCCTGCTGGCGCTCAACAGCTATGAGAACCGGGTCTATCAGGTCGGCATGGAAGAGGGACCGCCGCTGGTGGCGAAGTTCTACCGGCCGCAGCGCTGGAGCGATGAGGCGATTCTGGAAGAACATGCCTTCGTCAACGAGCTGGTCGGTCAGGAAATCCCGGTCGTTCCTGCGATGCAACTCAGCAATGGCCGCAGCCTGCAGGAATTCCAGGGCTTCCGCTTTGCGGCCTTCACGCGTCACGGCGGCCGCGCGCCTGAGCTGGACAACCCCGATACGCTGGAATGGCTGGGCCGCTTCATCGGCCGCATCCATGCGGTCGGCATGCAGCGTCCGTTTGCGTACCGGCCCGCGCTGAACATCGCCACCTTCGGCGAAGAGCCGCGCGATTATCTGCTGGCCAATGATTTCATCCCGATGGATGTGCTGAGTTCGTACAAGAGCACGGTCGATCTGGCGCTCGACGGCGTGCGCCGCTGCTTCGACCGCGCCGGCGACATCCGGCAATTGCGCCTGCACGGCGATTGCCACGTCGGCAATGTCTTGTGGACCGATGCCGGTCCGCATTTCGTCGACTTCGACGACAGCCGCAGCGGTCCGGCGATCCAGGATTTGTGGATGCTGCTGTCGGGCGAGCGCGGCGAGATGGTGCGCCAGCTGTCCGACCTGCTGGCCGGCTACGAGAGCTTCTGCGAATTCGAGCAACGCGAGTTGTACCTGATCGAAGCCTTGCGCACGCTGCGCCTGATCCATTACTCGGCATGGCTGGCGCGACGCTGGGAAGACCCGGCGTTTCCGCAAGCCTTCCCGTGGTTCAATACGCAGCGTTACTGGCAGGACCGGATTCTGGAATTGCGCGAGCAAATCGCGCTGATGGATGAACCGCCCTTGTGGCCTTTATGA